In Elephas maximus indicus isolate mEleMax1 chromosome 4, mEleMax1 primary haplotype, whole genome shotgun sequence, a genomic segment contains:
- the RTL6 gene encoding retrotransposon Gag-like protein 6 encodes MVQPQTSKAETPASAAPTDGHVEDVIDTLTSLRLTNSALRREASTLRAEKANLTNMLESVMAELTLLRTRARIPGALQITPPISAITSNGARPMTTPPTSLPEPFSGDPGQLAGFLMQMDRFMIFQASRFPGEAERVAFLVSRLTGEAEKWAIPHMQPDSPLRNNYQGFLAELRRTYKSPLRHARRAQIRKTSASNRAVKERQMLSRQLAAAGTGACPVHPASNGTSPAPALPTRARNV; translated from the coding sequence ATGGTCCAACCCCAGACCTCAAAAGCTGAAACCCCAGCCTCCGCAGCACCTACAGACGGCCACGTGGAGGATGTCATCGACACCCTGACCTCCCTGCGCCTCACAAACTCCGCGCTGCGGCGGGAGGCCTCCACCCTGCGGGCCGAGAAGGCCAATCTCACCAACATGCTGGAGAGCGTGATGGCAGAGCTGACCCTGCTGCGCACCAGGGCGCGAATTCCGGGCGCTCTGCAGATCACTCCACCCATCTCTGCCATCACCTCCAACGGGGCTCGGCCCATGACCACGCCCCCCACCTCTCTGCCCGAGCCCTTTTCTGGAGACCCCGGTCAGTTGGCGGGCTTCTTGATGCAGATGGACCGGTTCATGATCTTCCAGGCCTCCCGCTTCCCCGGCGAGGCGGAGCGAGTGGCCTTCCTGGTGTCGCGTCTGACTGGGGAGGCCGAGAAGTGGGCCATTCCCCACATGCAGCCAGACAGCCCCTTGCGAAACAACTACCAGGGGTTCCTGGCAGAGCTGCGGAGAACCTACAAGTCTCCACTCCGGCACGCACGGCGCGCCCAAATCCGGAAGACTTCCGCCTCTAACAGGGCTGTGAAGGAGCGGCAGATGCTGAGCCGCCAGCTGGCGGCCGCGGGTACCGGGGCCTGCCCTGTGCACCCGGCCTCCAACGGGACTAGTCCCGCTCCAGCCCTGCCCACACGAGCACGGAACGTTTAA